One stretch of Variovorax sp. 54 DNA includes these proteins:
- a CDS encoding carboxylesterase/lipase family protein gives MKTTTTAQNQGAAAQTAMARAIATVATLAAAAALAACGGGSSGSPGFPILPPAPAPAPAPAPAPAADGPMVRQTTAGKVEGVDDSAKTGTWSWKGVPFAQPPVGALRWRAPVEPEAWTGIRPAKAFGNACLQIGRLFSPGTHNTYDATIGTNLGKPVGSEDCLFVNIWRPATTDKNLPVLLFIHGGSNISGYTADPLYDGAALAKATNAVVITASYRLGILGFLNVPQLRPGGTAGDDSGNFALLDNMAALRFIQSNVANFGGDPGNVTLSGESAGATNLLSVMTSPMAKGLFHKAFEMSGGISLATNLPVKTLPSLQPASVSLTQGQTILEKLLVADGTVADDAAAKVYIGTRTPAQIAEYLRAQEGGALLTKVTAAGQGSVAPIPDGTVLPSDPIGAIAADKYVKVPMLAGNTRDEGKLFASLLKTIGYPDVGWIVNDAQRFTMMSGFNPDAAPTLTVADIIHPTYLPVGAPGLGYNAATDTITQGLFGANRDNLLNTMKTRQSNIWHYRLDWSQEAAPWNDVYGAAHAFDLPFVFGNFEGSLLSNVMGGKANEKGRLALSKAVMASVGAFMRNGDPNTPELGATWGTWPSQMLLDATPTAAKITPVTVP, from the coding sequence ATGAAGACAACGACAACAGCACAAAACCAGGGTGCGGCAGCACAAACGGCGATGGCGCGCGCCATTGCAACCGTGGCCACGCTGGCCGCCGCGGCGGCGCTCGCGGCCTGCGGCGGTGGCTCGTCGGGATCGCCAGGCTTCCCGATCCTGCCGCCCGCACCGGCACCGGCACCGGCGCCTGCTCCGGCGCCCGCCGCAGACGGCCCCATGGTGCGCCAGACCACGGCCGGCAAGGTCGAGGGCGTCGACGACAGCGCCAAGACGGGCACCTGGTCGTGGAAGGGTGTTCCGTTCGCCCAGCCGCCGGTCGGTGCGCTGCGCTGGCGCGCACCGGTCGAGCCCGAAGCCTGGACCGGCATCCGCCCCGCCAAGGCCTTCGGCAACGCCTGCCTGCAGATCGGCCGGCTCTTCAGCCCCGGCACCCACAACACCTACGACGCGACCATCGGCACCAACCTGGGCAAGCCGGTCGGCAGCGAGGACTGCCTGTTCGTCAACATCTGGCGCCCGGCCACCACCGACAAGAACCTGCCGGTGCTGCTGTTCATCCACGGCGGCAGCAATATTTCGGGCTACACGGCCGATCCGCTGTACGACGGCGCGGCGCTGGCCAAGGCCACCAACGCGGTGGTCATCACCGCCAGCTACCGCCTGGGCATCCTGGGCTTTTTGAACGTGCCGCAGCTGCGGCCGGGCGGCACGGCGGGCGACGACTCGGGCAACTTCGCGCTGCTGGACAACATGGCGGCGCTGCGCTTCATTCAGAGCAACGTTGCCAACTTCGGCGGCGACCCGGGCAACGTCACGCTGTCGGGCGAGTCGGCCGGCGCGACCAACCTGCTGTCGGTGATGACCTCGCCGATGGCCAAGGGCCTGTTCCACAAGGCCTTCGAGATGAGCGGCGGCATTTCGCTCGCGACCAACCTGCCGGTGAAGACGCTGCCTTCGCTGCAGCCAGCGTCGGTGTCGCTGACGCAGGGCCAGACGATCCTCGAAAAGCTGCTGGTCGCCGACGGCACCGTGGCCGACGACGCGGCGGCCAAGGTGTACATCGGCACGCGCACGCCGGCGCAGATCGCCGAGTACCTGCGTGCGCAGGAGGGTGGGGCGCTGCTGACCAAAGTCACTGCGGCCGGGCAGGGTTCCGTTGCGCCCATTCCGGACGGCACGGTGCTGCCGTCGGACCCGATCGGTGCCATCGCGGCCGACAAGTACGTCAAGGTGCCCATGCTCGCGGGCAACACGCGCGACGAAGGCAAGCTCTTTGCCTCGCTGCTGAAGACCATCGGCTACCCGGACGTCGGCTGGATCGTGAACGACGCGCAGCGCTTCACGATGATGTCCGGCTTCAACCCCGATGCCGCGCCCACGCTGACGGTGGCCGACATCATTCACCCGACCTACCTGCCGGTAGGTGCGCCAGGGCTGGGCTACAACGCGGCCACCGACACCATCACGCAGGGCCTGTTCGGCGCCAACCGCGACAACCTGCTCAACACCATGAAGACGCGCCAGTCGAACATCTGGCACTACCGCCTCGACTGGTCGCAGGAGGCCGCGCCGTGGAACGACGTGTACGGCGCCGCGCACGCCTTCGACCTGCCGTTCGTGTTCGGCAATTTCGAGGGCTCGCTGCTCAGCAACGTGATGGGCGGCAAGGCCAACGAGAAGGGGCGCCTGGCGCTGTCGAAGGCCGTCATGGCCAGCGTGGGCGCGTTCATGCGCAACGGCGATCCGAACACGCCCGAACTCGGTGCAACCTGGGGCACGTGGCCTTCGCAGATGCTGCTCGACGCGACGCCGACGGCCGCCAAGATCACGCCGGTGACCGTCCCTTGA
- a CDS encoding protein adenylyltransferase SelO: MSLLAEDTPVADLGLRWKPGFSTLGPAFFTELRPTPLPDPYWVGHSDAVARELGLPPGWRDSDTTLAALTGSLPVAGTRPIATVYSGHQFGVWAGQLGDGRAILLGETEGGLEVQLKGAGRTPYSRGGDGRAVLRSSIREFLCSEAMHGLGIPTTRALCVTGSDARVRREELESAAVVTRVAPSFVRFGHFEHFAANQREDELRALADYVIDRYYPECRTTARFNGNAYAAFLEAVSERTAALLAQWQSVGFCHGVMNTDNMSILGLTIDYGPFQFLDGFDPRHICNHSDTQGRYAFNQQPNVAYWNLFCLAQALLPLIGEQEVAVAALESYKTVFPNAFEDRMRAKLGLTAPAEGDRALIERVLKLMAAEKVDHTIFWRRLSNQMADGNVEPVRDLFLDRAGFDAWMLSFSERHAQTSRPDAADLMLQSNPKFVLRNHLGQQAIEASQQKDHTGVATLLALLQTPCEEHPGADDYAGFPPDWASTIEISCSS; encoded by the coding sequence ATGAGCTTGTTAGCCGAAGACACCCCGGTCGCCGACCTGGGCCTGCGCTGGAAGCCCGGCTTCTCGACGCTGGGCCCCGCCTTTTTCACCGAACTGCGCCCCACGCCGCTGCCCGACCCGTACTGGGTCGGCCACAGCGACGCCGTGGCGCGCGAACTGGGCCTGCCGCCCGGCTGGCGCGACTCGGACACCACGCTCGCCGCACTCACCGGCAGCCTGCCGGTCGCCGGCACGCGGCCTATCGCCACCGTTTACAGCGGCCACCAGTTCGGCGTCTGGGCCGGGCAGTTGGGCGACGGACGGGCGATCCTGCTCGGCGAGACCGAGGGCGGGCTCGAAGTGCAGCTCAAGGGCGCGGGGCGCACGCCCTACTCGCGCGGCGGCGACGGCCGCGCCGTGCTGCGCTCGAGCATCCGCGAGTTCCTGTGCAGCGAGGCCATGCATGGCCTGGGCATTCCGACCACGCGCGCGCTGTGCGTGACCGGCTCCGACGCCCGCGTGCGTCGCGAAGAGCTGGAAAGCGCCGCCGTCGTGACCCGCGTGGCGCCGAGCTTCGTGCGCTTCGGCCACTTCGAGCACTTCGCCGCCAACCAGCGCGAAGACGAACTGCGCGCGCTGGCCGACTACGTCATCGACCGCTACTACCCCGAATGCCGCACTACCGCGCGCTTCAACGGCAACGCCTACGCGGCATTCCTCGAAGCCGTGAGCGAGCGCACCGCCGCCCTGCTCGCCCAGTGGCAGTCCGTGGGCTTCTGCCACGGGGTGATGAACACCGACAACATGAGCATCCTCGGGCTCACCATCGACTACGGGCCGTTCCAGTTCCTCGATGGCTTCGACCCGCGCCACATCTGCAACCACAGCGACACCCAGGGCCGCTACGCCTTCAACCAGCAGCCCAACGTCGCCTACTGGAACCTGTTCTGCCTCGCGCAGGCGCTGCTGCCGCTCATCGGCGAGCAGGAAGTCGCCGTGGCTGCGCTGGAGTCGTACAAGACCGTGTTCCCCAACGCCTTCGAAGACCGCATGCGCGCCAAGCTGGGCCTCACGGCGCCCGCCGAGGGCGACCGCGCGCTGATCGAGCGCGTGCTCAAGCTGATGGCCGCTGAAAAGGTCGACCACACCATCTTCTGGCGCCGCCTGTCGAACCAGATGGCCGACGGCAACGTCGAGCCGGTGCGCGACCTGTTCCTCGACCGGGCCGGCTTCGATGCCTGGATGCTCTCTTTTTCAGAGCGGCACGCGCAGACCTCGCGGCCGGATGCGGCCGATTTGATGCTCCAATCGAACCCCAAGTTCGTGCTGCGGAACCACCTGGGCCAGCAGGCCATCGAAGCCAGTCAGCAAAAGGACCACACGGGTGTGGCAACCTTGCTGGCGCTGCTCCAAACCCCATGTGAAGAACACCCCGGTGCCGACGACTACGCCGGCTTTCCGCCCGACTGGGCATCCACGATCGAAATCAGCTGCTCATCATGA
- a CDS encoding Bug family tripartite tricarboxylate transporter substrate binding protein — protein sequence MNKRFCFSLASFACFAAGLACIVPAAHAQDAYPSKPIRMVVPFPPGGSIDMTARLVGQKLSTALGQPVLVDNRPGASGNIGMDYVAKAPKDGYTLLMVHTGLASNGHMFAKLPYDPIKDLAPVIRVADQPNVLIMNPKWTFKNVGELVAYAKANPGKLSVGTSGVGGPQDVAARRFMQMTGTDLLNVAYKGGAPALSDLVGGQIDMMFETSPTAVPYAKSGKLKALAVTGDKRVPTLPDVPTVAESGVPGYRFMGWVGLVAPAGTPAPVIAKLNEQVQALLKNADTQKQFTDLSLEVIGGSAPDFTGFVHKESNDYARFVKDFNITPQ from the coding sequence ATGAACAAGCGCTTTTGTTTCTCGCTCGCCTCGTTCGCGTGCTTTGCCGCCGGCCTGGCGTGCATCGTGCCCGCGGCCCACGCGCAGGACGCCTACCCGTCCAAGCCGATCCGCATGGTGGTGCCGTTCCCTCCGGGCGGCAGCATCGACATGACGGCGCGCCTGGTCGGCCAGAAGCTCTCGACGGCACTGGGCCAACCGGTGCTGGTGGACAACCGTCCCGGCGCGAGCGGCAACATCGGCATGGACTACGTCGCCAAGGCGCCCAAGGACGGCTACACCTTGCTGATGGTGCACACCGGCCTGGCTTCCAACGGGCACATGTTCGCCAAGCTGCCCTACGACCCGATCAAGGACCTGGCGCCCGTGATCCGCGTGGCCGACCAGCCCAACGTGCTCATCATGAATCCCAAGTGGACGTTCAAGAACGTCGGCGAGCTGGTGGCCTATGCCAAGGCCAACCCCGGCAAGCTCAGCGTCGGCACCTCGGGCGTGGGCGGCCCGCAGGACGTGGCCGCGCGCCGCTTCATGCAGATGACCGGTACCGATCTGCTCAACGTGGCGTACAAGGGCGGCGCGCCCGCGCTGTCCGACCTGGTCGGCGGCCAGATCGACATGATGTTCGAGACCTCGCCGACCGCCGTGCCCTATGCCAAGAGCGGCAAGCTGAAGGCGCTGGCGGTCACGGGCGACAAGCGCGTTCCCACCTTGCCCGACGTGCCGACGGTGGCCGAATCCGGCGTGCCGGGCTACCGCTTCATGGGCTGGGTCGGCCTGGTGGCGCCGGCCGGAACGCCGGCACCGGTCATCGCCAAGCTCAACGAGCAGGTGCAGGCGCTGCTCAAGAACGCCGACACGCAGAAGCAGTTCACCGACCTCAGCCTGGAGGTCATCGGCGGCTCGGCGCCGGACTTCACGGGCTTCGTGCACAAGGAGTCGAACGACTACGCCCGGTTCGTGAAAGACTTCAACATCACGCCGCAATGA
- a CDS encoding 3-(methylthio)propionyl-CoA ligase encodes MLGLMQDQPLLISSLIEFVERHNGDGEIVSRRVEGDIHRCTWSDIASRARQVANALDGEQLLFSDRIATLAWNGYRHLELYYGVSGSGRVLHTINPRLHPDQIAWIANHAEDQILCFDLSFLPLVQAVHARCPTIRKWVALCDADKLPVDSGVPNLVSYETWMGAQPTAYDWPTFDENSASSMCYTSGTTGNPKAALYSHRSTMLHAYAAALPDVMRISAQDSVLPVVPMFHVNAWGIPYSAALVGCKLVFPGPSLDGKSVYELIEAEGVTFAAGVPTVWQMMLGHMQTNGLKFSKLNRTVIGGSACPPAMITAFQENYNVEVLHAWGMTEMSPLGTLCTLKNKHLSLPADAQLQIRMKQGRAIFGVDMKIVDGNGDELPWDGKAYGDLLVKGPWVVKEYYKGEGGNPLVADGAGRGWFPTGDVATIDAEGYLQITDRSKDVIKSGGEWISSIEIENIAVAHPAVAMAACIGVFHPKWDERPIIAVVKKPGAEVTREELLKFYEGKTAKWQIPDDVVFVEAIPIGATGKILKTKLRELLKDYKLPGL; translated from the coding sequence ATGCTGGGTTTGATGCAAGACCAACCGCTTTTGATCTCGTCGCTGATCGAGTTCGTCGAGCGCCACAACGGCGACGGCGAGATCGTCTCGCGTCGTGTCGAGGGTGATATCCACCGCTGCACCTGGAGCGACATCGCATCGCGCGCCAGACAGGTGGCCAACGCGCTGGACGGCGAGCAACTGCTGTTCAGCGACCGCATCGCCACCCTGGCCTGGAACGGCTACCGCCACCTGGAGCTGTACTACGGCGTGAGCGGCAGCGGCCGCGTGCTGCACACCATCAACCCGCGCCTGCACCCCGACCAGATCGCGTGGATCGCCAACCATGCCGAAGACCAGATCCTGTGCTTCGACCTGAGCTTCCTGCCGCTGGTGCAGGCGGTGCATGCGCGTTGTCCCACGATCCGGAAATGGGTTGCACTGTGTGATGCCGACAAGCTGCCGGTCGACAGCGGCGTGCCCAACCTCGTGAGCTACGAAACCTGGATGGGCGCGCAGCCCACCGCGTACGACTGGCCCACCTTCGACGAGAACTCGGCCTCGAGCATGTGCTACACGAGCGGCACCACGGGCAACCCGAAGGCCGCGCTGTACAGCCACCGCTCGACCATGCTGCACGCCTACGCTGCCGCGCTGCCCGATGTCATGCGCATCTCGGCGCAAGACTCGGTGCTGCCGGTGGTGCCGATGTTCCACGTCAACGCGTGGGGCATTCCGTACTCGGCCGCGCTGGTGGGCTGCAAGCTCGTGTTCCCGGGCCCGTCGCTGGACGGCAAGTCGGTGTATGAACTCATCGAAGCCGAAGGCGTGACCTTCGCGGCCGGCGTGCCCACCGTGTGGCAGATGATGCTGGGCCACATGCAGACCAACGGCCTGAAGTTCAGCAAGCTGAACCGCACCGTCATCGGCGGCTCGGCCTGCCCGCCGGCCATGATCACGGCGTTCCAGGAGAACTACAACGTCGAGGTGCTGCATGCCTGGGGCATGACCGAGATGAGCCCGCTGGGCACGCTGTGCACGCTGAAGAACAAGCACCTGTCGCTGCCGGCCGACGCGCAGCTGCAGATCCGCATGAAGCAGGGCCGCGCCATCTTCGGCGTCGACATGAAGATCGTCGACGGCAACGGCGACGAGCTGCCCTGGGACGGCAAGGCCTACGGCGACCTGTTGGTCAAGGGCCCCTGGGTCGTCAAGGAGTACTACAAGGGCGAGGGCGGCAACCCGCTGGTCGCCGACGGCGCGGGCCGGGGCTGGTTCCCCACCGGCGACGTGGCCACCATCGATGCCGAGGGCTACCTGCAGATCACCGACCGCAGCAAGGACGTGATCAAGTCCGGCGGCGAGTGGATCAGCTCCATCGAGATCGAGAACATCGCCGTTGCCCACCCGGCTGTGGCCATGGCCGCGTGCATCGGCGTGTTCCACCCCAAGTGGGACGAGCGCCCGATCATTGCCGTCGTGAAGAAGCCCGGCGCCGAAGTCACCCGCGAAGAGCTGCTGAAGTTCTACGAGGGCAAGACCGCCAAGTGGCAGATTCCCGACGACGTGGTGTTCGTGGAGGCCATTCCGATCGGCGCCACCGGCAAGATCCTCAAGACCAAGCTTCGCGAATTGCTCAAGGACTACAAGCTGCCGGGCCTCTGA
- a CDS encoding branched-chain amino acid ABC transporter substrate-binding protein yields MHFGIKSVAACAMLVSVSASFAQKGETVKIAWLDPLSGLMAAVGTNQLKTTQYLADEFNKKNASGVKFEIIAIDNKLSPQETTAALRSAQDQGARYITQGNGSGPALAIIDAVEKNNARNPGKELLYLNYAAVDPDLTNSKCSYWHFRLDADTSMKMEALTTWMKDQTDIKKVYILGQNYSHGQQVSKFAKEDLKIKRPDIQIVGDDLHPLAQVRDFSPYIAKIKASGADTVITGNWGSDLSLLIKAANDSGLDVKFLTYYAPGAGTPTAMGATSAGKVYTVAYAHYNMGGEIQRLLTGYKKKMNDDLTQSSIYHTFALLDAAFVQTKSTDPVKVAAALEGMKIKSFNGEVEMRKADHQLQQGLYISRWEKASAKYPYDAENTGYTNVPVKYYESYVASTPTTCQMKRP; encoded by the coding sequence ATGCACTTCGGTATCAAGTCAGTGGCAGCCTGTGCCATGCTGGTGAGCGTTTCAGCGTCCTTCGCCCAGAAGGGCGAGACCGTCAAGATCGCCTGGCTCGACCCGCTGTCGGGTCTCATGGCGGCCGTGGGCACCAACCAGCTCAAGACCACCCAATACCTGGCTGACGAGTTCAACAAGAAGAATGCGTCGGGCGTGAAGTTCGAGATCATCGCGATCGACAACAAGCTGAGCCCGCAGGAGACCACCGCGGCGCTGCGCTCGGCGCAGGACCAGGGCGCGCGCTACATCACCCAGGGCAACGGCTCGGGCCCGGCGCTCGCGATCATCGACGCCGTCGAGAAGAACAATGCGCGCAATCCCGGCAAGGAACTGCTCTACCTGAACTACGCGGCGGTCGATCCCGACCTCACCAACAGCAAGTGCAGCTACTGGCACTTTCGCCTCGATGCCGACACCTCCATGAAGATGGAAGCGCTGACCACCTGGATGAAGGACCAGACCGACATCAAGAAGGTCTACATCCTTGGCCAGAACTACTCCCACGGCCAACAGGTGTCCAAGTTCGCCAAGGAAGACCTGAAGATCAAGCGCCCGGACATCCAGATCGTGGGCGACGACCTGCACCCGCTCGCGCAGGTGCGCGATTTCTCGCCGTACATCGCCAAGATCAAGGCCTCGGGCGCCGACACGGTCATCACCGGCAACTGGGGCTCCGACCTCTCGCTGCTCATCAAGGCGGCGAACGACTCGGGGCTGGACGTCAAGTTCCTCACGTACTACGCACCGGGCGCCGGTACGCCCACGGCCATGGGCGCCACCTCGGCAGGCAAGGTCTACACCGTGGCCTATGCCCACTACAACATGGGCGGCGAGATTCAGAGGCTGCTGACCGGCTACAAGAAGAAGATGAACGACGACCTGACGCAGTCGTCGATCTATCACACGTTCGCATTGCTCGATGCCGCTTTCGTGCAGACCAAGTCGACCGACCCCGTCAAGGTGGCCGCGGCGCTCGAGGGCATGAAGATCAAGAGCTTCAACGGCGAGGTCGAGATGCGCAAAGCCGACCACCAGCTGCAGCAGGGCCTGTACATCTCGCGCTGGGAGAAGGCCAGCGCCAAGTACCCCTACGACGCCGAGAACACCGGCTACACCAACGTCCCTGTGAAGTATTACGAGTCGTATGTGGCGAGCACGCCCACGACCTGCCAGATGAAGCGCCCCTAG
- the msrB gene encoding peptide-methionine (R)-S-oxide reductase MsrB: MTTPVQKTDAEWKALLAEKGAEPAAFEVTRHAATERPFTGKYEAHWDDGTYHCVCCGAKLFEAATKFDAGCGWPSFSEEAVPGAIRNIVDRSHGMVRTENVCANCGAHLGHVFPDGPTETGLRYCMNSASLDFQKK; encoded by the coding sequence ATGACCACGCCCGTACAGAAAACCGACGCCGAATGGAAAGCCCTGCTCGCTGAAAAGGGCGCCGAACCCGCCGCCTTCGAGGTGACGCGCCACGCCGCCACCGAACGCCCCTTCACAGGCAAGTACGAAGCCCACTGGGACGACGGCACCTACCACTGCGTCTGCTGCGGCGCCAAGCTGTTCGAAGCCGCCACCAAGTTCGACGCCGGCTGCGGCTGGCCCAGCTTCTCCGAAGAAGCCGTGCCCGGCGCCATCCGCAACATCGTCGACCGCTCGCACGGCATGGTGCGCACCGAAAACGTGTGCGCCAATTGCGGCGCCCACCTGGGCCACGTGTTCCCCGACGGCCCCACCGAAACCGGCCTGCGCTACTGCATGAACTCGGCGTCGCTCGACTTCCAAAAGAAATGA
- a CDS encoding septation protein A, whose translation MKLLLDFFPILLFFGAYKFADIYTATGVLMAATVVQMAVIYAMERKLQAMQKATLVLILLFGTLTLVLHDDRFIKWKPTVLYGAMAIALAVALWALKKNFLKMLLGAQLELPERIWGRLNVAWIGYCLFMALINGYVAAYFTTEAWVNFKLWGYVFPIVFLVAQGLYIAPHLKEDKPTA comes from the coding sequence ATGAAACTGCTCCTCGACTTCTTCCCGATCCTGCTGTTCTTCGGCGCCTACAAGTTCGCCGACATCTACACCGCCACCGGCGTGCTCATGGCCGCCACCGTGGTGCAGATGGCCGTCATCTACGCCATGGAACGCAAGCTGCAGGCGATGCAGAAGGCCACGCTGGTGCTGATTCTTTTGTTCGGCACGCTCACGCTGGTGCTGCACGACGACCGCTTCATCAAGTGGAAGCCGACGGTGCTGTACGGCGCCATGGCGATCGCGCTGGCGGTGGCGCTGTGGGCGCTGAAGAAGAACTTCCTGAAGATGCTGCTGGGCGCGCAGCTCGAGCTGCCCGAGCGCATCTGGGGCCGGCTCAATGTGGCGTGGATCGGTTATTGCCTGTTCATGGCGCTCATCAACGGCTACGTGGCGGCGTACTTCACGACCGAGGCCTGGGTCAACTTCAAGCTCTGGGGCTATGTGTTCCCGATCGTCTTCCTGGTGGCGCAGGGCCTGTACATCGCGCCGCACCTCAAGGAAGACAAGCCGACCGCATGA
- a CDS encoding BolA family protein, which produces MTDATTFPLPTVAALEAALRASLAPTQLEVIDESASHAGHAGANAEGYGTHFRVRIASPLFDGKPRVARHRLVYDALQVFIAQGLHAIAIEVL; this is translated from the coding sequence ATGACCGACGCCACCACCTTTCCCCTGCCCACCGTGGCCGCGCTCGAGGCGGCGCTGCGCGCATCGCTTGCGCCCACGCAGCTCGAAGTGATCGACGAAAGCGCGTCCCACGCGGGCCATGCGGGCGCCAACGCCGAGGGCTACGGCACCCATTTCCGGGTGCGCATTGCATCCCCTCTGTTCGACGGAAAGCCCCGCGTGGCGCGGCATCGGCTTGTGTATGATGCCCTCCAAGTTTTTATCGCACAGGGTCTGCACGCCATCGCCATCGAGGTGCTCTGA
- a CDS encoding AraC family transcriptional regulator, with amino-acid sequence MPRHSRRPSRRPGCPQPESRTSSAAWLEGVLSMFQAEGLHVPSLLRDAGFDPDSLHRQNARFPVDEISVLWQVAVAHAGRPTLGLDRDLAAAHSKLGTVGHAMACSPNLGAALTRLTRYMAVISDATAFSLQSDARGCWMVMEHTGGTLPIPRQRVEYALLTVFMQCQWLTRRELQPLAMEFVYPPPANDRLHREAFGCEVRFNAPANRLLLSSADMTMPLPTHHAALGEMQEHLLDDQLNLLGQTTTASLVCAEIARRLQHGEPRRQDVASGLGLADRTLQRRLQEESVSFQALLDRTRRELARQYLAEQRHTLADVADRLGFVDVSNFFRACKRWFGLPPAQYRASLALDGAGALRGALLN; translated from the coding sequence CTGCCGCGCCATTCGCGCCGGCCGTCGCGCCGCCCCGGATGTCCGCAGCCGGAGTCGCGCACCAGTTCCGCCGCGTGGCTGGAAGGCGTGCTGTCGATGTTCCAGGCCGAGGGGCTGCACGTGCCCTCGCTGCTGCGCGACGCCGGCTTCGACCCGGATTCCCTGCACCGCCAGAACGCGCGCTTCCCCGTCGACGAGATCTCGGTGCTGTGGCAGGTGGCCGTGGCGCACGCCGGCCGGCCCACGCTGGGCCTGGACCGCGACCTGGCCGCCGCCCACAGCAAGCTGGGCACGGTGGGCCATGCCATGGCCTGCAGCCCCAACCTGGGCGCGGCGCTCACGCGGCTCACGCGCTACATGGCCGTGATTTCCGACGCTACGGCCTTCTCGCTGCAGTCCGATGCGCGCGGCTGCTGGATGGTCATGGAGCACACCGGCGGCACCCTGCCGATTCCGCGCCAGCGCGTCGAGTACGCCCTGCTCACCGTCTTCATGCAGTGCCAGTGGCTCACGCGGCGCGAGCTGCAGCCGCTGGCCATGGAGTTCGTCTACCCGCCGCCGGCCAACGACCGGCTGCACCGCGAGGCCTTCGGCTGCGAAGTCCGCTTCAACGCGCCCGCCAACCGCCTGCTGTTGTCGTCGGCCGACATGACGATGCCGCTGCCCACCCACCACGCGGCGCTGGGCGAGATGCAGGAGCACCTGCTCGACGACCAGCTCAACCTGCTGGGCCAGACCACCACCGCCAGCCTGGTGTGCGCCGAGATCGCGCGCCGGCTGCAGCACGGCGAGCCGCGCCGCCAGGACGTGGCCTCGGGCCTCGGACTGGCCGACCGCACGCTGCAGCGCCGCTTGCAGGAAGAGTCGGTGTCGTTCCAGGCGCTGCTCGACCGCACGCGCCGCGAACTCGCCAGGCAGTACCTGGCCGAACAGCGCCACACGCTCGCGGACGTGGCCGACCGGCTGGGCTTCGTGGACGTCAGCAACTTCTTCCGCGCCTGCAAGCGCTGGTTCGGCCTGCCGCCGGCCCAGTACCGCGCCAGCCTCGCGCTCGACGGCGCCGGGGCGCTGCGCGGCGCGCTGCTGAACTGA
- a CDS encoding foldase protein PrsA, which translates to MKKHILQAVAAAALIGAFPLTALAQNAAIVNGKAVPKARMDVLAQQLAAAGRPVTPEMQNQLREEIVAREVFMQEAQKQGLDATEDYKNQLELARQAIMIRALFENYRKTNAVSDADVKAEYDKFVAANGGKEFKARHILVETEDQAKKIMADLKKGAKFEDIAKKQSKDPGSGANGGDLDWANPASFVPEFSEAMIKLKKGETTPAPVKTQFGYHIIRVDDIRQAQLPKLEEVKPQITQQLQQQRLQKYQEDLRAKAKVE; encoded by the coding sequence ATGAAAAAACACATCTTGCAGGCCGTTGCGGCCGCAGCGCTGATCGGTGCATTCCCCCTGACGGCCCTGGCGCAGAACGCAGCCATCGTCAACGGCAAGGCGGTGCCCAAGGCCCGCATGGACGTTCTGGCCCAGCAGCTGGCTGCCGCCGGCCGCCCGGTGACGCCTGAAATGCAAAACCAGCTGCGCGAGGAAATCGTGGCGCGCGAAGTGTTCATGCAGGAAGCGCAGAAGCAAGGCCTCGACGCCACCGAGGACTACAAGAACCAGCTCGAGCTCGCCCGCCAGGCCATCATGATCCGCGCGCTGTTCGAGAACTACCGCAAGACCAACGCGGTGTCCGACGCCGACGTGAAGGCCGAGTACGACAAGTTCGTCGCAGCCAACGGCGGCAAGGAATTCAAGGCCCGCCACATCCTGGTCGAGACCGAAGACCAGGCCAAGAAGATCATGGCCGACCTGAAGAAGGGCGCCAAGTTCGAAGACATCGCCAAGAAGCAGAGCAAGGACCCGGGTTCGGGCGCCAACGGCGGCGACCTCGACTGGGCCAACCCCGCCAGCTTCGTGCCCGAGTTCTCGGAAGCGATGATCAAGCTCAAGAAGGGCGAGACCACCCCTGCCCCGGTCAAGACCCAGTTCGGCTACCACATCATCCGCGTCGACGACATCCGCCAGGCCCAGCTGCCGAAGCTGGAAGAAGTGAAGCCGCAGATCACGCAGCAGCTGCAGCAGCAGCGCCTGCAGAAGTACCAGGAAGACCTGCGCGCGAAGGCCAAGGTCGAGTAA